One segment of Solanum stenotomum isolate F172 chromosome 1, ASM1918654v1, whole genome shotgun sequence DNA contains the following:
- the LOC125877617 gene encoding desiccation-related protein PCC13-62-like: MSFKLLFIHFLATYMVLNEIFLMSFSYTTNTYCPSGYPEEAVGVEKEDIDKMQFAVNLEFLEAEYFLWASYGFGLDVVAPNLPMSGPPPIGARKANLDQLTNNIIMEFANQEVGHLRSLNSTVGVFPRPLLDLSAKNFAKIFDDAFGHKLAPPFDPYRDSMSYMLSCYVIPYVGLVGYVGTNPNINGYETKRLLAGLLGVESGQDAVIRMYLYERATELVPPYQYTVADFTSRISGLRNKLGNCGIKDEGIYIQPPLGAENRTTSNVLSADFGSLSYKRTPAEILRIVYGSGDEHVPGGFYPKGANGKIAKEFLKEP, translated from the exons atgtcttttaaattaCTCTTTATCCATTTCTTGGCCACTTACATGGTCCTTAATGAAATTTTCTTGATGTCATTTTCATATACAACAAATACTTATTGTCCATCAGGTTACCCAGAGGAGGCAGTGGGAGTGGAGAAAGAAGATATAGACAAAATGCAATTTGCAGTGAACTTAGAGTTTTTAGAAGCAGAGTACTTTTTATGGGCTTCTTATGGATTTGGGCTTGATGTAGTTGCACCAAATTTGCCTATGTCTGGGCCACCTCCTATTGGTGCCAGAAAAGCAAATCTTGATCAACTTACAAACAATATTATTATGGAGTTTGCTAATCAAGAAGTTGGTCATCTAAG GTCACTTAACTCGACAGTTGGTGTTTTTCCAAGACCTTTGTTAGATCTTAGTGCTAAAAATTTTGCAAAGATATTTGACGATGCTTTTGGGCACAAATTGGCACCTCCATTTGATCCATATAGAGACAGTATGAGCTATATGTTATCTTGCTATGTAATTCCATATGTTGGATTGGTTGGTTATGTTGGTACAAATCCCAATATCAATGGCTACGAAACCAAAAGG ctTTTGGCAGGATTATTAGGTGTTGAATCAGGACAAGACGCGGTTATCAGGATGTACCTCTACGAGAGAGCAACAGAATTGGTTCCCCCGTACCAATACACTGTGGCTGATTTCACGTCTCGTATATCAGGACTAAGAAATAAATTAGGTAACTGCGGAATCAAAGATGAAGGCATATACATTCAACCACCACTCGGAGCAGAGAATCGGACTACAAGTAACGTATTATCAGCAGATTTTGGTTCACTTTCGTACAAAAGAACTCCTGCTGAGATTCTAAGGATCGTATACGGTTCTGGAGATGAACATGTGCCTGGTGGATTTTATCCTAAGGGTGCTAATGGAAAAATTGCTAAGGAATTTCTCAAAGAgccatga
- the LOC125843960 gene encoding desiccation-related protein PCC13-62-like, whose product MPIISITSPSHLLITIFMILLSSKMFCISLSQNLLCPTGTPKVGLPVTKEDIDLLQFSENLEFLEAEYFLWAVHGYGLDIVAPELAMGGPPPIGVRKANLDFFTSNIINEFAMQEVGHLRALRSKVGGLPRPLMDLSSRHFAHLFDEAFGYKLQPPFDPYRDSLNFMLSCYALPYAALVGYVGTNPLIQGYESKRVLAGLLGVESGQDAMIRMYLYERAGKVVYPYRHTVAEFTIHISNLRNRLAMCGIKDEGLFVPWQLGAENRTTTNILSADLYSLSQWRTPEEILRIMYNTGSENAHGGFFPRGANGNIAKNLLKLECGIKNATKKNEKKTLIKS is encoded by the exons ATGCCTATAATATCAATTACTTCACCTTCCCATCTTTTAATaacaatatttatgattttgttgtCAAGCAAGATGTTCTGCATTTCCCtttctcaaaatcttctttgtCCAACTGGGACTCCGAAGGTCGGACTCCCAGTAACCAAAGAAGATATTGACTTGTTGCAATTCTCTGAGAATTTAGAGTTTTTGGAAGCTGAATACTTCTTGTGGGCTGTACATGGTTATGGTCTTGATATTGTAGCACCAGAATTAGCCATGGGAGGGCCTCCTCCCATTGGTGTCCGCAAAGcaaatcttgatttttttacAAGTAACATCATCAATGAGTTTGCCATGCAAGAAGTTGGTCATCTAAG GGCACTTAGATCGAAAGTAGGTGGTTTGCCAAGACCTTTGATGGATCTAAGTTCTAGACACTTTGCACATCTATTTGATGAAGCATTTGGTTACAAATTACAACCCCCATTTGATCCTTATAGAGATAGTCTCAATTTCATGTTGTCTTGCTATGCACTACCTTATGCTGCATTAGTTGGCTATGTTGGTACAAATCCCCTCAttcaaggctatgaatcaaAAAGG GTTTTGGCAGGACTATTAGGTGTTGAATCAGGACAAGACGCAATGATCAGAATGTACCTTTACGAGAGAGCTGGAAAAGTAGTATACCCTTACAGACACACTGTGGCGGAGTTCACAATCCACATTTCCAATTTAAGAAACCGTTTGGCAATGTGTGGTATTAAAGACGAAGGCTTGTTCGTGCCATGGCAGCTTGGTGCAGAGAATCGGACAACAACAAACATATTATCAGCTGATTTGTATTCTCTTTCTCAGTGGCGAACTCCTGAAGAGATTCTAAGGATTATGTACAACACTGGTAGTGAAAATGCTCATGGCGGGTTCTTTCCTCGTGGTGCAAATGGCAACATTGCTAAAAATTTGCTAAAACTAGAGTGCGGGATAAAAAATGCTACAAAAAAAAACGAAAAGAAAACACTAATTAAATCTTAG
- the LOC125843201 gene encoding pentatricopeptide repeat-containing protein At5g14770, mitochondrial — protein sequence MNSHRHFIKQLIGRTKSLPLLSVAISLQLRICLPFSSSATPTGTPIQTHRKKSLYTSFFCTLVHLFLRCHRLSRATETFSSMRNYNLVPDLPSWNRLLHHFNSAGLVDQVIILYSDMLACGVASNVVTRNIVVHSLCKVGKLEKALELLRENESDTVTYNTLIWGFCRIGFVEMGFGLVSDMLKKGIFFDTITCNILIKGFCDKGLLYNAESVMEMLSDKHRGVCKDVVGFNTLIHGYCKAVEMSGGFEMMERMKREGLSPDIVTYNTLINGFGIMGDFDAANCIMDELLDSNENVNVSYVGDEEKHDYDDGENKGLVVGDLGLEPNTITYTTLISKYVKWFQFEKAFATYEEMTRLGFFYDIVTYNSLIYGLCKNERFHEAKLLLDEMRRVGVDPNHVTYSIFIHHLYKNKAEKVAANFQSQIVIRGVPFDVVLFTSLINGLFKVGKSREARDMFQTLLKSNITPNHITYTALVDGHCKSGDLKSVEILLQQMEQKGVLPNVVTFSSVINGYAKSGMVDAAIEIMRKMVSINVNPNVFTYNTLIDGCFKAGKHDMALALYEEMQSNGVEENEFLLDTFLNNLKKLGKMDEAEAIFMDMVSKGLSPDHVNYTSLMDGLFKKGKESDALQLVEEMKEKKICFDTIACNVLLNGLLGIGQYEVQSVYAEIRKLGLVPDIQTFNSLIDAYCKEGKLESAVKVWVEMKSSGIMPNSITCNILVKGLCEVGDIEKAMDLLTDVVTIGFRPSPAIHKIVLDAASGHTRADIILRMHERLVGMGLKLDQTVHNTLIAVLCKLGMTRKAMSVLENMRERGFSADTTTYNAFIRGYCKSYQFQKVFATYSEMLAKGVPPNVATYNTMLASLSAVGLMNEAADLFNEMKGRGFVPNANTYDILVSGHGKIGNKKESIKLYCEMITKGFVPRTSTYNVLIFDFAKAGKMRQAQELMHEMHVRGVIPNSSTYDILLVGWCKLSKRPELERSLRLSCRSEVRKLLEEMKDKGFTPKETTLCYINPGFSKSGENDTEWWLNRWHKTKQS from the coding sequence ATGAACTCACATCGGCATTTCATCAAACAGTTGATAGGCAGGACAAAGAGCCTCCCTCTGCTCTCCGTTGCTATCTCATTGCAGCTCAGAATATGCCTCCCATTCTCTTCATCGGCAACGCCCACCGGTACACCAATCCAAACTCATCGAAAGAAAAGCCTCTACACCTCGTTTTTCTGCACACTTGTCCATCTATTCCTTCGCTGCCATCGCCTTTCCAGAGCCACGGAAACGTTCTCTTCAATGAGAAATTACAATCTTGTCCCTGACCTTCCCTCATGGAATCGTCTCTTGCATCATTTCAATTCAGCAGGTCTGGTTGATCAGGTAATTATCCTTTATTCTGATATGCTTGCTTGTGGAGTGGCTTCTAATGTGGTTACTCGCAATATAGTCGTGCATTCGCTTTGCAAAGTTGGGAAACTGGAAAAAGCGCTTGAATTACTTAGAGAGAACGAAAGTGACACAGTTACTTATAACACTTTGATATGGGGGTTCTGCAGAATTGGGTTTGTTGAAATGGGTTTTGGATTGGTGTCTGATATGTTAAAGAAGGGTATTTTCTTTGACACCATCACttgtaatatattaattaagggGTTTTGTGATAAGGGTCTTTTGTATAATGCAGAATCGGTGATGGAAATGTTGAGTGATAAACATAGGGGCGTTTGTAAAGACGTTGTCGGTTTTAACACTCTGATTCATGGATATTGTAAGGCTGTTGAGATGAGTGGTGGATTTGAGATGATGGAGAGGATGAAAAGAGAAGGTTTATCACCTGACATTGTTACATATAATACTCTGATTAATGGTTTCGGCATAATGGGAGATTTTGATGCTGCAAATTGTATCATGGATGAGCTCTTGGACTCTAATGAAAATGTGAATGTTAGTTATGTCGGTGATGAAGAAAAACATGACTATGATGATGGTGAAAATAAGGGCCTGGTAGTAGGAGACTTGGGTTTAGAACCAAATACTATTACATACACCACATTGATTAGTAAATATGTTAAGTGGTTTCAGTTTGAGAAAGCATTTGCTACATATGAAGAAATGACAAGGCTTGGCTTCTTCTATGACATTGTTACTTATAATTCCCTTATATATGGTCTTTGTAAAAATGAACGGTTTCATGAGGCCAAATTACTTCTTGATGAGATGAGAAGAGTGGGTGTGGATCCTAATCACGTGACATactctatttttattcatcACTTGTACAAAAATAAGGCCGAAAAGGTTGCTGCTAACTTCCAAAGTCAAATAGTGATTAGAGGAGTGCCTTTCGATGTTGTCTTGTTTACCTCTTTGATAAATGGGCTTTTTAAAGTTGGAAAATCCAGGGAGGCAAGAGACATGTTTCAGACACTCTTGAAGTCTAACATAACTCCAAATCATATTACCTATACTGCATTGGTTGATGGGCACTGCAAATCTGGTGACTTAAAGAGTGTAGAGATTTTACTGCAACAAATGGAACAGAAAGGTGTTTTACCAAATGTTGTCACATTCTCTTCTGTAATTAATGGTTATGCCAAAAGTGGAATGGTTGATGCAGCTATTGAAATTATGAGGAAAATGGTAAGCATAAATGTTAACCCTAATGTTTTCACATATAATACCCTGATTGATGGCTGCTTTAAGGCTGGTAAACATGATATGGCTCTTGCTCTGTATGAGGAAATGCAGTCGAATGGTGTTGAGGAAAATGAATTCTTGTTGGATacatttttgaataatttgaaaaaactGGGTAAAATGGATGAAGCTGAGGCCATTTTTATGGATATGGTATCTAAGGGTTTGTCACCCGATCATGTGAATTACACATCATTGATGGATGGACTCTTCAAAAAAGGGAAGGAGTCAGATGCTCTTCAATTGGTCGAAgagatgaaagagaaaaaaatatgctTTGACACAATAGCATGCAATGTACTGCTTAACGGATTATTGGGAATTGGTCAGTATGAGGTACAGTCTGTTTATGCTGAAATTAGAAAACTTGGTCTAGTTCCAGATATTCAAACTTTCAATTCTTTAATTGATGCTTACTGCAAAGAGGGGAAGCTGGAAAGTGCTGTCAAAGTCTGGGTTGAAATGAAGAGCAGTGGGATAATGCCTAATTCAATCACTTGTAATATATTGGTGAAGGGACTTTGTGAAGTAGGTGATATTGAAAAAGCAATGGATTTGTTAACGGATGTGGTGACAATTGGTTTTCGTCCTTCACCAGCTATTCACAAAATTGTTCTCGATGCTGCTTCAGGCCATACAAGAGCAGATATAATCCTGAGAATGCATGAGCGGCTTGTAGGCATGGGACTTAAGCTTGATCAGACTGTTCACAACACTCTTATTGCTGTTTTATGCAAGCTTGGGATGACCAGAAAGGCAATGTCAGTACTAGAAAACATGAGAGAAAGAGGATTTTCAGCTGATACTACCACTTATAATGCCTTCATACGTGGATATTGCAAAAGTTACCAATTCCAAAAGGTTTTTGCAACATATTCTGAGATGCTGGCTAAAGGAGTTCCTCCTAATGTTGCAACATACAACACTATGTTAGCATCTCTGTCAGCCGTTGGATTGATGAATGAAGCAGCTGATTTGTTCAATGAAATGAAGGGAAGGGGTTTTGTCCCTAATGCTAATACATATGACATTTTAGTCTCTGGCCATGGGAAAATTGGAAATAAAAAGGAATCCATCAAACTTTACTGtgagatgattacaaaaggttTTGTTCCTCGCACTAGTACCTATAATGTACTCATCTTTGACTTTGCAAAGGCGGGAAAAATGAGACAGGCCCAGGAACTAATGCACGAGATGCACGTCAGAGGGGTAATACCAAATTCTTCAACATATGACATACTATTAGTTGGATGGTGCAAGCTATCAAAAAGGCCGGAGCTTGAAAGGTCATTGAGACTGTCATGCCGGAGTGAGGTAAGAAAGTTACTTGAAGAGATGAAAGATAAAGGTTTCACTCCAAAAGAAACCACCCTTTGTTATATCAATCCTGGCTTTTCAAAATCGGGAGAAAATGATACAGAATGGTGGTTGAACAGATGGCACAAGACAAAGCAGAGTTGA
- the LOC125877627 gene encoding desiccation-related protein PCC13-62-like — protein MSFKLLFIHFLVTYMVLSEIFLMSFSFSYTTNTNCPSGYPEEGVGVEKEDIDKMQFAVNLEFLEAEYFLWASYGFGLDVVAPNLPMSGPPPIGARKANLDQLTNNIIMEFANQEVGHLRSLNLTVGVFPRPLLDLSAKNFAKIFDDAFGHKLVPPFDPYRDSLSYMLSCYVIPYVGLVGYVGTNPNINGYETKRLLAGLLGVESGQDAVIRMYLYERATKLVLPYQYTVADFTSRISGLRNKLGNCGIKDEGVYIQPPLGAENRTKSNVLSANFGSLSYKRTPAEILRIVYGSGDEHVPGGFYPKGANGKIAKEFLK, from the exons atgtcttttaaattaCTCTTTATCCATTTCTTAGTGACTTACATGGTCCTTAGTGAAATTTTCTTGatgtcattttcattttcatatacAACAAACACTAATTGTCCATCAGGGTACCCAGAGGAGGGAGTGGGAGTGGAGAAAGAAGATATAGACAAAATGCAATTTGCAGTGAACTTAGAGTTTTTAGAAGCAGAGTACTTTTTATGGGCTTCTTATGGATTTGGGCTTGATGTAGTTGCACCAAATTTGCCTATGAGTGGGCCTCCTCCTATTGGTGCCAGAAAAGCAAATCTTGATCAACTTACCAACAATATTATTATGGAGTTTGCTAACCAAGAAGTTGGTCATCTAAG GTCACTTAACTTGACAGTTGGTGTTTTTCCAAGACCTTTGTTAGATCTTAGTGCTAAAAATTTTGCAAAGATATTTGACGATGCTTTTGGGCACAAATTGGTACCTCCATTTGATCCATATAGAGACAGTTTGAGCTATATGTTATCTTGCTATGTAATTCCATATGTTGGATTGGTTGGGTATGTTGGTACAAATCCCAATATCAACGGCTACGAAACCAAAAGG cTTTTGGCAGGATTATTAGGTGTTGAATCAGGACAAGACGCAGTTATCAGGATGTACCTCTATGAGAGAGCAACAAAATTAGTTCTCCCTTATCAATACACGGTGGCTGATTTCACCTCTCGTATATCAGGACTAAGAAATAAATTAGGTAATTGCGGGATCAAAGATGAAGGTGTATACATTCAACCACCACTCGGGGCAGAGAATCGAACTAAAAGTAACGTATTATCAGCTAATTTTGGTTCACTTTCCTACAAAAGAACTCCTGCTGAGATTCTAAGGATCGTATATGGTTCTGGAGATGAACATGTGCCTGGTGGATTTTATCCTAAGGGTGCTAATGGAAAAATTGCTAAGGAATTTCTGAAATAg